The proteins below come from a single Mycolicibacterium sp. TY81 genomic window:
- a CDS encoding HNH endonuclease family protein: MKRLLWLVAAVVLAVVVAIQVGTADEPAAVADGVDGAVVPTIAPGTDILAGLAVIPRRVRDPNYRRAAFGESWTDDTSAPEGHNGCDTRNDILNRDLTDKTVVSIKRCPQAVKTGVLRDPYTNDTIAFTRGNQIGAAVQIDHIVPLALAWDLGARDWNDELRLRFANDPANLLAVSGKANQDKGDKQPSDWMPPNHGFWCQYAVQYIAVLRGYGLPVDAPSVPVLRDAAATCPVN, from the coding sequence GTGAAGCGCCTGCTGTGGTTGGTGGCGGCCGTGGTGCTGGCGGTGGTGGTGGCCATCCAGGTCGGCACGGCCGACGAACCGGCGGCGGTCGCCGATGGTGTCGACGGCGCCGTCGTCCCGACCATCGCTCCCGGCACCGACATCCTGGCGGGCCTGGCCGTCATCCCGCGGCGGGTGCGTGACCCGAACTACCGGCGCGCGGCGTTCGGCGAGTCCTGGACCGACGACACTTCGGCGCCCGAGGGCCACAACGGCTGCGACACCCGCAACGACATCCTGAACCGGGATCTCACCGACAAGACCGTCGTGTCGATCAAGCGCTGCCCGCAGGCGGTGAAGACCGGCGTCCTCCGCGACCCCTACACCAATGACACCATCGCCTTCACCCGGGGTAACCAGATCGGCGCTGCGGTGCAGATCGACCACATCGTGCCGCTCGCGCTGGCCTGGGACCTCGGCGCCAGGGACTGGAATGACGAACTCCGGCTGCGGTTCGCCAACGATCCGGCGAATCTGCTCGCGGTCTCGGGAAAAGCGAACCAGGACAAGGGCGACAAGCAGCCCTCGGACTGGATGCCGCCGAACCACGGCTTCTGGTGCCAGTACGCCGTGCAGTACATCGCGGTGCTGCGTGGCTATGGGCTGCCCGTGGACGCGCCGTCGGTGCCCGTCCTGCGCGATGCCGCGGCCACCTGTCCGGTGAACTAG
- a CDS encoding alpha/beta hydrolase yields MTMSMPGDAELSAATTDAELVVRPEHPVGRPNRLRLAVLTRAGGIALRVLPKIPDRLKRVLLGGRRVTIDGNTLDTTLQLMLAAQNATGAGGLVVSSDINVSRTQLLALSQYLDPAIAVTTTDFTVPGPVEPLRARHYRADTTGPAPLLVFFHGGGFVVGGIESHDGLCRLISRDAGVHVVSVEYRLAPEHPAPAASDDCYATYLWCVENAARLGADPARIAVGGDSAGGNLAAVVSQLARNNRAPLPALQLLIYPVTNFAGDTRSKVLFADGYFLSKVDMDWFRANYLAESALDPADPRVSPLLADDLSGLPPALVLTGGFDPLRDEGDAYAAALAAAGVPVDHRRYGSLVHAFANFFPLGGDSAVATADFISAFRAHLTR; encoded by the coding sequence ATGACAATGAGCATGCCAGGCGACGCTGAGCTGTCGGCAGCGACAACCGACGCCGAACTGGTCGTCCGGCCCGAGCATCCGGTCGGACGGCCCAACCGCCTGCGCCTCGCGGTCCTGACCCGGGCCGGCGGCATCGCCCTGCGTGTCCTCCCCAAGATTCCCGACCGGCTGAAGCGCGTGCTGCTCGGCGGGCGTCGCGTCACGATCGACGGCAACACCCTGGACACCACCCTGCAGCTGATGCTGGCGGCGCAGAACGCCACCGGCGCCGGGGGCCTGGTCGTGAGCAGCGACATCAACGTCTCGCGCACTCAGCTGCTGGCGTTGTCGCAGTACCTCGACCCGGCCATCGCTGTGACGACGACCGACTTCACGGTTCCCGGTCCGGTCGAACCCCTGCGCGCCCGCCACTACCGGGCCGACACCACCGGGCCCGCGCCGCTGCTGGTCTTCTTCCACGGCGGCGGATTCGTCGTCGGCGGCATCGAGTCGCATGACGGGCTGTGCCGGCTCATCAGCCGGGACGCTGGCGTGCACGTCGTCTCCGTCGAGTACCGGCTGGCCCCTGAGCACCCGGCTCCGGCCGCCTCCGACGACTGCTACGCCACCTATCTCTGGTGTGTGGAGAACGCGGCGCGGCTGGGCGCCGACCCGGCAAGGATCGCCGTGGGTGGCGACAGTGCCGGCGGCAACCTGGCGGCCGTCGTCTCCCAGCTGGCCCGGAACAACCGCGCGCCGCTGCCTGCCCTGCAGTTGCTGATCTATCCGGTCACGAATTTCGCGGGCGACACCCGGTCGAAGGTGCTGTTCGCCGACGGCTACTTCCTGAGCAAGGTCGACATGGACTGGTTCCGGGCCAACTACCTCGCCGAATCGGCGCTCGATCCGGCGGACCCGCGGGTGTCGCCGCTGCTGGCCGACGATCTGTCGGGTCTGCCGCCCGCGCTCGTGCTCACCGGTGGGTTCGATCCGCTGCGCGACGAAGGCGACGCCTACGCCGCGGCGCTGGCCGCCGCCGGCGTGCCGGTGGACCACCGCAGGTACGGATCCCTGGTCCACGCCTTCGCGAACTTCTTCCCGCTCGGCGGCGACAGCGCGGTCGCGACGGCGGACTTCATCTCCGCGTTCCGGGCACACCTCACCCGCTGA
- a CDS encoding vitamin K epoxide reductase family protein: protein MTDVDTSQRQVGVAVSRPAAVWILLAGIIGEVAAFVLTVEKVRQLQNPSYVPSCSINPVLSCGSVMLTKQASLFGFPNPLLGIAAFSVVIVTGVLAVAGVRLPRWYWAGLAGGTLLGAVFVHWLIYQSLYEIGALCPYCMVVWVVTMALLIVVASIALRPLAAGNKVADTLYQWRWPLYAVWITAIALLILDRFWSYWSTLI, encoded by the coding sequence GTGACCGACGTCGACACGTCGCAGCGGCAGGTGGGGGTGGCGGTCAGCCGCCCCGCCGCCGTCTGGATTCTCCTCGCCGGCATCATCGGCGAGGTCGCCGCGTTCGTGCTGACCGTCGAGAAGGTCCGGCAGCTGCAGAACCCGTCGTACGTCCCGTCGTGCAGCATCAACCCGGTGCTGTCCTGCGGGTCGGTGATGCTGACCAAACAGGCCTCGCTGTTCGGATTCCCGAACCCGCTCCTGGGCATCGCCGCCTTCAGCGTGGTGATCGTGACCGGCGTGCTCGCCGTCGCGGGCGTGCGGCTGCCGCGGTGGTACTGGGCGGGTCTGGCCGGTGGCACGCTGCTGGGTGCGGTGTTCGTGCACTGGCTGATCTACCAGAGCCTGTACGAGATCGGCGCCCTGTGCCCGTACTGCATGGTGGTCTGGGTCGTCACCATGGCGCTGCTGATCGTGGTGGCGTCAATTGCGTTGCGGCCCTTGGCCGCTGGCAACAAAGTGGCGGACACCCTGTACCAGTGGCGGTGGCCGCTGTACGCCGTGTGGATCACCGCGATCGCCCTGCTGATCCTTGATCGATTCTGGAGTTATTGGTCCACGCTGATCTAG
- a CDS encoding pyruvate carboxylase, protein MISKLLVANRGEIAIRAFRAANELGIATVAVYPFEDRNSLHRLKADESYQIGEKGHPVRAYLNVDDIVATALACGADAIYPGYGFLSENPELAAACAAAGITFVGPSSDILELTGNKARAIESARAAGLPVLASSEPSSSVDDLLAAAEQMQFPLFVKAVAGGGGRGMRRVADPADLREAIEAASREADSAFGDPTVFLEQAVVNPRHIEVQILADTHGNVMHLFERDCSVQRRHQKVIELAPAPNLDPELRERMCNDAVAFARQIGYTCAGTVEFLVDQRGQHVFIEMNPRIQVEHTVTEEITAVDLVASQLCIASGSSLEELGLSQETMQARGAALQCRITTEDPANGFRPDTGRITAYRTPGGAGIRLDGGTNLGAEVSAHFDSMLVKLTCRGRDLTTAVARAKRALAEFRIRGVSTNIPFLQAVLDDPDFVAGKVTTSFIDERPQLLTARSSADRGTKILNYLADVTVNQPHGPRPAAVYPRDKLPAVDLKAAPPAGSKQRLDELGPEGFARWLRDTPAVGVTDTTFRDAHQSLLATRVRSTGLLEIAPYIARSTPQLLSVECWGGATYDVALRFLKEDPWERLAALREALPNICLQMLLRGRNTVGYTPYPELVTSAFVEEATATGIDIFRIFDALNNVSSMRPAIEAVRETGSAVAEVAMSYTGDLMNPGETIYTLDYWLKLADEIVEAGAHVLAIKDMAGLLRPPAAAKLVSALKSRFDLPVHVHTHDTPGGQLATYMAAWQAGADAVDGASAPLAGTTSQPALSSIVAAAAHTQYDTGLSLEAVCDLEPYWEALRRVYAPFESGLPAPTGRVYTHEIPGGQLSNLRQQAIALGLGDQFEEIENAYAGADRILGRLVKVTPSSKVVGDLALSLVGAHVTADDFAADPSRYDIPDSVIGFLRGELGDPPGGWPEPLRSKALEGRGPARPEQQLTAEDEAQLATPGPVRQGALNRLLFPGPTKEFLAHREEYGDTSRLSANQFFYGLRRGEEHRVQLEKGVELLIGLEAVSEPDERGMRTVLCLINGQLRPVLVRDRAIAADVPAAEKADRTNPDHVAAPFAGVVTVGVAVGDQVDAGQTIATIEAMKMEAAITAPKAGTVARIAVTPTAGVEGGDLLVVIS, encoded by the coding sequence GTGATTTCCAAACTCCTGGTGGCCAACCGCGGTGAGATCGCGATCCGGGCCTTTCGCGCAGCCAACGAACTGGGTATCGCGACCGTCGCGGTGTACCCGTTCGAAGACCGCAACTCGCTGCATCGGCTCAAGGCTGACGAGTCGTATCAGATCGGGGAGAAAGGCCATCCGGTCCGGGCGTACCTGAACGTCGACGACATCGTCGCCACCGCGTTGGCATGCGGCGCCGACGCGATCTACCCGGGCTACGGCTTCCTGTCGGAGAACCCCGAACTGGCGGCCGCGTGCGCCGCCGCGGGCATCACATTCGTCGGACCCAGCTCCGACATTCTCGAACTGACCGGCAACAAGGCGCGCGCCATCGAATCGGCCCGCGCCGCGGGGCTGCCCGTGCTGGCTTCGTCGGAGCCGTCGTCGTCGGTCGACGACCTCCTCGCCGCCGCCGAGCAGATGCAGTTCCCGTTGTTCGTCAAGGCCGTCGCCGGTGGTGGCGGCCGCGGTATGCGCCGCGTGGCCGACCCGGCCGACCTGCGCGAAGCCATCGAAGCGGCGTCCCGCGAAGCCGATTCGGCGTTCGGTGACCCGACGGTGTTCCTGGAGCAGGCCGTCGTCAACCCGCGGCACATCGAGGTGCAGATCCTCGCCGACACCCACGGCAACGTCATGCACCTGTTCGAGCGCGACTGCAGCGTCCAGCGCCGGCACCAGAAGGTCATCGAGCTGGCGCCCGCGCCGAACCTGGATCCCGAACTGCGGGAGCGCATGTGCAACGACGCCGTGGCCTTCGCGCGGCAGATCGGCTACACGTGCGCCGGCACCGTCGAGTTCCTCGTCGATCAGCGCGGCCAGCACGTGTTCATCGAGATGAACCCGCGCATCCAGGTCGAGCACACCGTCACCGAGGAGATCACCGCGGTCGACCTCGTCGCGTCGCAGTTGTGTATCGCGTCCGGCTCGTCGCTCGAAGAGCTGGGTCTGAGCCAGGAGACCATGCAGGCCCGCGGCGCCGCGCTGCAGTGCCGCATCACCACCGAGGATCCCGCCAACGGCTTCCGGCCCGACACCGGCCGCATCACCGCCTACCGCACCCCGGGCGGCGCCGGCATCCGGCTCGACGGCGGCACCAACCTCGGTGCCGAGGTGTCGGCCCACTTCGATTCCATGCTGGTCAAATTGACCTGCCGCGGAAGGGATTTGACGACGGCCGTGGCGCGCGCCAAGCGGGCCCTGGCCGAGTTCCGCATCCGCGGCGTCTCGACGAACATCCCGTTCCTGCAGGCGGTGCTCGACGACCCCGACTTCGTCGCCGGCAAGGTGACGACGTCGTTCATCGATGAGCGTCCGCAGCTGCTGACCGCGCGCAGCAGCGCCGACCGTGGCACCAAGATCCTCAACTACCTGGCCGATGTGACGGTCAACCAGCCGCACGGGCCGCGCCCGGCGGCGGTGTACCCGCGCGACAAGCTGCCCGCCGTCGACCTGAAGGCGGCGCCGCCCGCGGGGTCGAAGCAGCGGCTGGACGAGCTTGGGCCCGAGGGCTTCGCGCGCTGGCTGCGTGACACCCCGGCCGTGGGCGTCACCGACACCACCTTCCGCGACGCGCACCAGTCGCTGCTCGCCACCCGCGTGCGGTCCACGGGTCTGCTGGAGATCGCCCCGTACATCGCCCGGTCGACGCCGCAGCTGCTGTCGGTGGAGTGCTGGGGTGGCGCCACTTACGATGTGGCCCTTCGCTTCCTGAAGGAGGATCCGTGGGAGCGCCTGGCCGCACTGCGTGAGGCGTTGCCCAACATCTGTCTGCAGATGCTGCTGCGCGGCCGCAACACCGTCGGCTACACGCCGTACCCGGAGCTGGTGACATCGGCGTTCGTCGAAGAGGCCACGGCGACGGGCATCGACATCTTCCGGATTTTCGACGCGCTCAACAACGTCTCGTCGATGCGTCCCGCCATCGAGGCGGTGCGCGAAACCGGTTCCGCGGTGGCCGAAGTCGCGATGTCCTACACCGGCGACCTGATGAATCCCGGCGAGACGATCTACACGCTGGACTACTGGCTCAAGCTCGCCGACGAGATCGTCGAAGCCGGTGCGCACGTGCTGGCCATCAAGGACATGGCCGGCCTGCTGCGACCGCCGGCCGCGGCAAAACTGGTGTCGGCGTTGAAGTCTCGCTTCGACCTGCCGGTGCACGTGCACACCCATGACACCCCGGGCGGGCAGCTGGCGACGTACATGGCCGCCTGGCAGGCCGGCGCCGACGCCGTCGACGGTGCCTCGGCGCCGCTGGCCGGGACCACCAGCCAGCCCGCGCTGTCGTCCATCGTCGCGGCGGCCGCACATACGCAGTACGACACCGGGCTGTCGCTGGAGGCGGTCTGCGACCTCGAGCCGTACTGGGAGGCGCTGCGCCGGGTCTACGCGCCGTTCGAGTCCGGCCTGCCGGCGCCGACCGGCCGCGTCTATACCCACGAAATCCCCGGTGGCCAGCTGAGCAACCTGCGCCAGCAGGCCATCGCGCTGGGCCTGGGGGACCAGTTCGAGGAGATCGAGAACGCCTACGCCGGTGCCGACCGCATCCTCGGCCGCCTGGTGAAGGTGACACCGTCGAGCAAGGTGGTCGGCGACCTGGCCCTGTCGCTGGTCGGTGCGCACGTCACCGCCGATGACTTCGCGGCCGACCCGTCGCGCTACGACATCCCGGACAGTGTCATCGGATTCCTGCGCGGCGAGCTGGGTGACCCGCCCGGCGGCTGGCCGGAGCCGTTGCGCAGCAAGGCATTGGAGGGCCGCGGCCCGGCCCGGCCCGAGCAGCAGCTGACCGCGGAGGACGAGGCCCAGCTGGCGACCCCCGGCCCCGTGCGCCAGGGTGCCCTGAACCGGCTGCTGTTCCCCGGCCCGACGAAGGAGTTCCTGGCGCACCGCGAGGAGTACGGCGACACCTCGAGGCTGAGTGCCAACCAGTTCTTCTACGGCCTGCGCCGCGGCGAAGAGCACCGCGTGCAGCTGGAGAAGGGCGTCGAGCTGCTCATCGGCCTGGAAGCGGTGTCCGAGCCCGACGAGCGCGGCATGCGTACCGTGTTGTGCCTGATCAACGGGCAGCTGCGGCCCGTGCTGGTGCGTGACCGCGCCATCGCCGCGGACGTGCCGGCTGCCGAGAAGGCCGATCGCACCAACCCGGACCATGTCGCTGCCCCGTTCGCGGGTGTCGTCACGGTCGGCGTCGCGGTCGGTGACCAGGTCGACGCGGGCCAGACCATCGCCACCATCGAGGCCATGAAGATGGAGGCGGCCATCACCGCACCCAAGGCCGGTACCGTCGCGCGGATCGCCGTCACCCCCACCGCGGGAGTGGAAGGTGGCGATCTGCTCGTGGTGATCAGCTGA
- a CDS encoding thioredoxin domain-containing protein yields MPSKSSKSSKNASYDLKAADRKRDWVVKGGLTALVIIFAVVLVAYIVMNGKPKADPHKVQAVQIAASNVVTNPGTKDPKVTLAIYEDFLCPVCGVFEKTYGPTIAKLIDNGDIAVDYNIVSIIGRGDPKSYSTRAGAMAYCVADEDKAAFRRFHEALYKNQPEETAATFPDNAKLLEYARQSGVAVGPNDPVSKCVENGVYTEMVNNMARNAEIQGTPTIKINGTETSLVPNGDPNSLIEKIKAVAPDLPNLPAAPAAPAAPAPGAPAPQPAPAPHQ; encoded by the coding sequence GTGCCGTCGAAATCGTCGAAGTCATCGAAGAACGCCAGCTATGACCTGAAGGCTGCGGACCGCAAGCGGGACTGGGTGGTCAAGGGCGGGCTGACCGCGCTTGTCATCATCTTCGCGGTGGTACTGGTGGCGTACATCGTCATGAACGGCAAGCCCAAGGCCGACCCGCACAAGGTGCAGGCGGTCCAGATCGCGGCGAGCAACGTCGTCACCAACCCCGGCACCAAGGACCCGAAGGTCACCCTCGCGATCTACGAGGATTTCCTCTGCCCGGTCTGCGGCGTCTTCGAGAAGACGTACGGCCCGACCATCGCCAAGCTGATCGACAACGGCGACATCGCCGTCGACTACAACATCGTCTCGATCATCGGCCGTGGTGACCCGAAGTCGTACTCGACGCGCGCCGGCGCCATGGCGTACTGCGTCGCCGACGAGGACAAGGCCGCGTTCCGGCGCTTCCACGAAGCGCTGTACAAGAACCAGCCCGAGGAGACCGCGGCGACGTTCCCCGACAACGCCAAGCTGCTCGAGTACGCACGCCAGTCCGGTGTCGCCGTCGGCCCGAACGATCCGGTCAGCAAGTGCGTCGAGAACGGCGTCTACACCGAGATGGTCAACAACATGGCCCGCAACGCCGAGATCCAGGGCACCCCGACCATCAAGATCAACGGCACCGAGACCAGCCTGGTCCCGAACGGCGACCCGAACAGCCTGATCGAGAAGATCAAGGCCGTCGCGCCCGATCTGCCGAACCTGCCCGCCGCACCGGCAGCCCCCGCCGCTCCGGCCCCGGGCGCCCCGGCACCGCAGCCCGCTCCGGCACCGCACCAGTGA
- a CDS encoding aldo/keto reductase — protein sequence MADPSGAPSPTLTLNDGTSIPVVGLGVWQTPAEDTERAVSAALHAGYRHIDTAAAYGNEDGVGRAVAASGIPREDVFIVTKLWNSDQGYEKTLTAFDASMARLGLDYLDLYLIHWPTPAQNLFIDTFKAFAHLRDQGRIRAIGVSNFEPEHLKLLIDATGIVPAVNQIELHPRLPQAELRETHARYGIATEAWSPLGQGSLLADPIVTTIAERHGKTPAQVLIRWHIQLGNIVIPKSVNPDRIASNFDVFDFELSEADIASIATLDNGTRLGPDPRTFNFTG from the coding sequence ATGGCTGATCCTTCAGGTGCTCCGAGTCCAACACTGACGCTCAACGACGGTACGTCCATTCCCGTGGTGGGTCTCGGGGTGTGGCAGACACCGGCCGAGGACACCGAACGCGCCGTCAGTGCAGCATTGCACGCCGGATATCGCCATATCGACACCGCCGCGGCCTACGGCAACGAGGACGGCGTCGGCCGGGCCGTCGCCGCCTCCGGCATTCCGCGCGAGGACGTCTTCATCGTCACCAAGCTGTGGAACTCCGACCAGGGTTATGAGAAGACCCTCACCGCGTTCGACGCCAGCATGGCGCGGTTGGGGCTCGATTACCTCGACCTGTACCTGATCCACTGGCCGACGCCCGCCCAGAACCTGTTCATCGACACGTTCAAGGCTTTCGCCCACCTGCGTGACCAGGGCCGGATCCGCGCGATCGGCGTCAGCAACTTCGAGCCCGAGCACCTCAAACTGCTCATCGATGCCACCGGGATCGTGCCCGCGGTGAACCAGATCGAGCTGCATCCGCGGCTGCCGCAGGCCGAGCTGCGGGAAACACACGCCCGCTACGGCATCGCCACCGAGGCCTGGAGCCCGCTGGGCCAGGGTTCCCTGCTCGCGGACCCGATCGTCACCACCATCGCGGAGCGACACGGAAAAACGCCAGCACAGGTGCTGATTAGGTGGCATATACAGCTGGGTAATATCGTCATCCCGAAATCGGTGAACCCAGACCGGATTGCGAGCAATTTCGACGTGTTTGATTTCGAGCTGAGCGAAGCGGACATCGCGTCCATCGCGACCCTCGACAACGGCACCCGCCTGGGCCCGGATCCACGAACATTCAACTTCACAGGGTAG
- the recG gene encoding ATP-dependent DNA helicase RecG yields MVALTDSLVHVLGAKSAAPLEEFLGIRTVNDLLRHYPRKYSQGMTVLGEDTELPEEGDHVTFVDVITKAETRWTNRAPKREYLVVTLGNRNPKVTATFFNAKFLKKSLVEGTRVMLSGVVGFYGRTMQLTHPAHLVLGSGAGRTFGSPALKKIADASEKMHGELQMSAFEREFFPIYSACAKVQSWDIYACIQQVLAVLDPIADPLPESIRAQRGLISEDQALRDIHLGEREADREQARERLTFDEAAGLQWALAARRHGTQSQSGPPAPPIDTGLAAALRDRLPFELTAGQRDVLKVLSAELSESRPMNRMLQGEVGSGKTIVSLIAMLQMVDAGYQCALLAPTEVLAVQHARSVRDVLGPLAMAGQLGAPDDATSVALLTGSMTAQQKRQVREEVSSGRAGIVIGTHALLQDAVEFDRLGMVVVDEQHRFGVEQRDRLRAKAPDGLTPHLLVMTATPIPRTVALTVYGDLETSTMRELPRGRQPIDTKTIFVTQKPAWLDRAWARIREEVAAGRQAYVVASRIDENDKTGDEKNQAGPPPVTVVELYNKLRAGPLKDLKLGLMHGRLPGDEKDAIMSAFRAGQIDVLVCTTVIEVGVDVPNSTVMVVMDADRFGISQLHQLRGRIGRGSHASLCLLATKLPPGSKAGARLEAVAGTLDGFELADLDLQERREGDVLGLNQSGRAGHLRFLSLADHQEVIESARAFCQAAYAQNPDDPGMSALAAQFVDTDRVEYLDKA; encoded by the coding sequence GTGGTCGCGCTGACCGACTCACTGGTGCACGTACTGGGCGCGAAATCGGCTGCGCCGCTGGAAGAATTCCTCGGTATCCGCACCGTCAACGATCTGTTGCGGCACTATCCGCGCAAGTACAGCCAGGGCATGACGGTGCTCGGCGAGGACACCGAGCTGCCGGAAGAAGGCGACCACGTCACGTTCGTCGACGTCATCACCAAAGCGGAGACGCGCTGGACCAACCGGGCGCCCAAGCGCGAATACCTGGTGGTCACCTTGGGCAACCGCAACCCGAAGGTCACCGCCACCTTCTTCAACGCCAAGTTCCTCAAGAAGTCACTCGTCGAGGGCACCCGGGTGATGCTGTCGGGCGTGGTCGGATTCTACGGGCGCACAATGCAATTGACGCATCCCGCGCACCTCGTGCTGGGTTCCGGGGCCGGCCGCACGTTCGGTTCGCCGGCGCTGAAGAAGATCGCCGACGCCTCCGAGAAGATGCACGGCGAACTCCAGATGTCGGCGTTCGAGCGGGAGTTCTTCCCGATCTACTCGGCGTGCGCGAAGGTGCAGAGCTGGGACATCTACGCGTGCATCCAGCAGGTCCTCGCCGTGCTGGATCCGATAGCCGATCCGCTGCCGGAATCCATCCGGGCGCAGCGGGGCCTGATCTCGGAGGACCAGGCGCTGCGTGACATCCACCTCGGCGAGCGCGAAGCCGATCGCGAACAGGCCAGGGAGCGGCTGACTTTCGACGAGGCCGCCGGGCTGCAGTGGGCGCTGGCCGCCCGCCGGCACGGCACCCAATCACAGTCCGGTCCGCCGGCACCGCCGATCGACACCGGTCTCGCGGCCGCCCTGCGTGACCGGTTGCCGTTCGAACTGACCGCGGGTCAACGTGACGTGCTCAAGGTGCTGTCGGCAGAGTTGTCCGAGTCGAGGCCGATGAATCGGATGCTGCAGGGTGAGGTCGGCTCGGGCAAGACCATCGTCTCGCTGATCGCCATGCTGCAGATGGTCGACGCCGGATACCAGTGCGCGCTGCTCGCGCCGACGGAAGTGCTTGCCGTGCAACACGCGCGGTCGGTTCGCGACGTGCTAGGACCGCTCGCCATGGCGGGCCAGCTCGGTGCCCCCGATGATGCGACCTCGGTGGCGCTGCTGACCGGGTCGATGACCGCGCAGCAGAAGCGCCAGGTGCGCGAGGAAGTGTCGAGCGGGCGGGCCGGCATCGTGATCGGCACCCACGCCCTGCTGCAGGACGCCGTGGAATTCGACCGGCTCGGCATGGTGGTGGTCGACGAGCAGCACCGGTTCGGGGTGGAGCAGCGAGATCGGTTGCGTGCCAAGGCCCCCGACGGTCTGACGCCACACCTGCTGGTCATGACCGCCACCCCGATCCCGCGCACCGTGGCGCTGACGGTGTACGGGGACCTGGAGACCTCCACCATGCGGGAGCTGCCGCGCGGCCGGCAGCCGATCGACACCAAGACCATCTTCGTCACCCAGAAACCGGCGTGGCTCGACCGGGCGTGGGCCCGCATCCGTGAAGAGGTCGCGGCGGGACGGCAGGCCTACGTGGTGGCCTCCCGGATCGACGAGAACGACAAGACGGGCGACGAGAAGAATCAGGCCGGACCGCCGCCGGTGACGGTCGTCGAGCTGTACAACAAGCTGCGGGCCGGGCCACTGAAGGACCTCAAGCTGGGGCTCATGCACGGCCGGCTGCCCGGTGACGAGAAGGACGCCATCATGTCGGCCTTCCGCGCCGGACAGATCGACGTGCTGGTGTGCACCACCGTCATCGAGGTCGGCGTCGACGTGCCCAACTCGACGGTCATGGTCGTGATGGACGCGGACCGCTTCGGCATCAGCCAGCTGCACCAGCTGCGCGGCCGCATCGGCCGCGGCTCGCACGCCAGCTTGTGCCTGCTCGCGACGAAGCTGCCGCCGGGATCGAAAGCCGGTGCCCGGCTGGAGGCGGTGGCCGGCACCCTCGATGGCTTCGAACTGGCCGATCTCGACCTGCAGGAGCGCCGCGAAGGCGACGTCCTCGGTCTCAACCAATCCGGACGGGCCGGGCATCTGCGGTTCCTGTCGCTGGCCGATCACCAGGAAGTCATCGAGTCGGCCCGCGCCTTCTGTCAGGCGGCCTACGCGCAGAATCCGGATGATCCGGGCATGTCCGCACTCGCCGCCCAATTCGTCGACACCGATCGCGTCGAGTACCTGGACAAGGCGTGA
- a CDS encoding aldo/keto reductase, whose protein sequence is MASAEIPNVALHDDNTIPALGLGVGELSDADTERAVSAALEMGIRLIDTAAVYGNEEAVGRAIASSGIPRAEIFVTTKLANADQGFQAGQDAFKVSLEKLGLEYVDLYMIHWPAGDISKYVDSWGALIKLHNDGTAKSIGVCNFSDEDLSTIIDLSYVSPVVNQIELHPLLNQSALRAVHAERGIVTQAYSPLGVGNLLTHPTVQSVAAEYGKTPAQVLIRWSLQLGNSVIPRSSSPERIAENLDVFGFELAGEHMDALNGLDDGTRYRPDPATYTGI, encoded by the coding sequence ATGGCCTCCGCAGAGATTCCCAATGTGGCGCTCCACGACGACAACACGATCCCGGCGCTCGGTCTCGGTGTCGGCGAGCTGTCGGACGCCGACACCGAGCGCGCCGTCTCGGCCGCGCTCGAGATGGGCATCCGCCTGATCGACACCGCCGCCGTCTACGGCAACGAGGAAGCCGTCGGGCGGGCCATCGCGTCGTCGGGCATCCCGCGCGCCGAGATCTTCGTGACGACCAAGCTGGCCAACGCCGACCAGGGTTTCCAGGCCGGTCAGGACGCCTTCAAGGTCAGCCTGGAGAAGCTGGGCCTGGAGTACGTGGACCTGTACATGATCCACTGGCCGGCCGGCGACATCAGCAAGTACGTGGACAGCTGGGGCGCCCTGATCAAGCTGCACAACGACGGCACCGCGAAGTCCATCGGCGTCTGCAACTTCTCGGACGAGGACCTGTCGACCATCATCGACCTGAGCTACGTCAGCCCGGTGGTCAACCAGATCGAGCTGCACCCCCTGCTCAACCAGTCGGCGCTGCGCGCGGTGCACGCCGAGCGCGGCATCGTCACGCAGGCCTATAGCCCGCTGGGCGTCGGCAACCTGCTGACCCACCCGACCGTGCAGTCCGTCGCCGCCGAGTACGGCAAGACCCCGGCCCAGGTGCTGATCCGGTGGAGCCTGCAGCTCGGCAACTCGGTCATCCCCCGCTCGTCGTCGCCGGAGCGCATCGCCGAGAACCTCGACGTGTTCGGCTTCGAGCTGGCCGGCGAGCACATGGACGCCCTGAACGGGTTGGACGACGGCACCCGCTACCGCCCGGACCCGGCCACCTACACCGGCATCTGA